GGGTGAGCCAGGTGCAGGGCCAGCCTGCAGCGGGGTTGGGGGTgcgtagtggtggtggtggtgcacgGAGGGCGGCTTCTGCCTCTCAGCTCGCAGGACAGTGGGGTGAGCCCGCTGCAGGCCCCCGGCACAGCACAGACACCAGCTCATTTCTCCTGGGACCACCACTCCGGGCAGTCCTCTCCCCCACCCATACTCCCCACTGCTGTTCCTGACTTAGGGCAGGCTCAGagcccagggagggcaggagaggaggggtgtggaggggagaaaagggagggagagctcATCCAAATCAAGGAGGCAATTTTGGGGGCCCCAAACGGTGCAACCCATTCCTCATTTGGGCGGGGAGAAGTGGGTGACTCCACAGCTGCACCACTGACCCCCAGAGCCAAAAATATGCTTTTCAGAGTTAGAAGCACCACTTTCCAGAAGAGAAGCTGCCCAGGTGTTGACTTGGGTGGCCTCCTTTGCCCAGTGTCCGCTCCAGGCTGAGCCTacctgtggggtggggtgcaggagtGTGGCGTGCGGTCCCCTGGAGGACACAGGGGCCGCTGGGGGCAGGGCTTGGAGCATCAGGTTCTGCATGATGACCTGGTGCATCTGTGCATTCTGCAGCAGCATCATCTCCACCATGtctgaaagggggtggggccggggagggcAGGGCTTTAGAGCAGCCTGTTTACTGAAACAGATGCAGCATGTTACAGGTGTCTGTTCCTCCTGGGGAGCGGCGCACATTCCCGGATGTGAAGCTTCCAGGTCTGAGGGGGGGTGTGGATGGTGTCTGGCTGGGCTCCCGGGAGGTGGCTCTGCTTGCCTTCCCGCTAGCAGATTCCTCACGCCCACCTGGGCTGCGTGATGGGCCCTGAAACGTGTGTCCACGTCCTAGCCCAagacctcagaatgtggcctATTTGGAgaaagggtctttgcaggtgtgatGAAGGACCTTGAGATGAGATCACCCTGGCCTATCCGGGTGGGCCCCAAGTCCAGGACAAGTGTCTTTATAAGAGACAGGCGGAGGGAGATGGAGACCACGGGGGAGACACAGACCTGGACAGGGATGAGTGATACGGCCACAGCCCAGGAAACCTGGAGCCgtggctggaagaggcaggaaggaccctCCCCAGAGGGAGTTTGGCCCTGCAACACctggattttggacttctggcctccaggctgTGACAGAGCGGATTTCTGTGATTTTGAGCACCtggtttgtggtgctttgttacggCTGCTCCGGGATATAGTCACCAACTCTGGATACTATAAAACATGCAAATTTTGTCAGCATGAGAGGCAAACATGGGTTTTTCCCACAGCAGCTATAGCTTGGAAATTAGGCATTTCATCTAGGCTCTGTCAGCCTCACCAAAATAAGGAAGGTCCCCGAGGGCCGTTGATATTTCCAGGTAAACAAATAAGAGTGTGGAAGCCTGGGGGTAGGGGCTCTGACAGggcacaggacacaggacacaggacactaGCCAACAGCCTCCCCATTCAAAcctcctgggtccccagcaggcCAGCCCATCCTGCAGATTTTGGACTAACCAGGCAGGCCTCCACAATTGCATGGGCCAACTCCTTAAAACACatctttctccctggctggcatagctcagtggattgagcgcgggctgcgaaccaaagtgtcgcaggttcgattcccagtcagggcacatgcctaggttgcaggccatgacccccagcaaccgcacattgatgtttctctctctctctctcccttccctctctaaaaataaataaaataaaatctttaaaaaaaaacaaaacacacatctTTCTCCCTGTATATGCATCCTAtcggttctgtttctctgagagCCCTTACTAACACAGATTTTGCCACAGGACTGGGGCACTATGGGAGGTCGGGGCGGAGCCAGACTCCTGCAGCAGCACACCTGTGGGAACTCTGACCCTGCAGGATAAACAGTTGGAGAGGCTGAGTCTGGCAGCCCCACCTGGGAAAGGCCCTGGAGGAGACACAGGTGTGCCTGGGCCggggcagcccccacccaccatcagcagcagcagcagcagagggacCCCTCTGAGGGAAGGCTTCCCCTGGCGGGCCCGCAGGACTCCCACCGGTAGAGTCAGGACTGAAAAGATTAGAGCAGGCAGGAGGGCACGGAAATGGACACATCCTAGACGGACACATTGCTAAAGGGACACTCCACGACAAAGGGACGCGTCAGTGCAATGGGACACTGAGTCTTTAGTCAATGGCACAGGGTCACACTGATGTCCATGGCAGAAAAATCACATTGACCCCTAACCGGCAGCACACACACATCCACTCCAGGTGGGTCGTAAATCTGAGTGTGAAACATACACCGAGCCTTATGAGGCCACGTGACCTCAAGCTGGTAAAGATTTCTTAAACGGGATACCCAAGGCACTGACCGTAAAGGCAAGAGCCTGGAAAACTGagctttattaaaattaagaactacCATTCATCCCAAACCATGAAGACTGAAAGGGCAGACCACACAGAGGACTTAATATTTGTAATATTGTACATGTATCAAAAAAGGATCCACTGTAGAATGGAAAGAATTCCTATAAGTCAACAAGAGGCAGACCACCTGAAGAAAAAACACTTAAATGGGCACTTCACAAAAAAGGATATTCAGATGGCCAGTAAATAGAGAAGGaggtgaaatgcaaattaaagccagaCTGACCTACCAGATtggcaaaaatggaaaagaatctGAAAACCCAGTGTTGTCGGCTGGCTGTGGGCAGCTGAAACTCCCCTTCCCTTCCGTGGCACCTACATGGGAATCACCCCTCGGGAAGCCCATGCCCACGTCCCTTCACCAGAGGACAGGAACCCTCAGAGCAGCACCGCTGAAGCAGCCACCACAGCAAAGGACAGGAACACTCAACCCCCAAAAGGATGCACCCGTGGACTGTGGGCTGAACCATGACACCAGTGATGCCCACACCCAGATCCCCAGAACCCGTGATTGTGTTCCACTACAGGGCAAGAGGGACCTTGTGGATGTGATTAACTTAAGAATGTTGAAGTGGAAGCCACGGAAGTGCCCACAGATGGATGCAGGGATGAGCAACAGGTGGTCCGTACACACAGTGGAGTATTCCTCTGCCTTAAAAAGGAGGGAGATTGTGACACACACTGCAACATGGGGGACCCTCGAGGATATTATTCCAGTCACAGGTGCTGTGCGATTCCCCTTGGGTAAGGTTCCTAGAGGGGTCAGATTCATAGACGCAGATAATAGATGGAGGGGGaggtgccaggggctgagggagggggagaTGGAGTTAGTGTTGAATGGAGACAGAACTTTagtttgggaagatgagaaagttctaAAGATGCATTGCCTAACAAGGTGAATATAGTTAATACTGACTGAACATGGttgagatggtaaattttatgtgattttttttcaccacacttatttaagttaattaattttaaaagggatCTTGCATTAGCAGATTTTCTGGGATTATCTGGGTTGGTtcagtgtaatcacaagggttCTTAGAACCTGCTGAGAGAACTATTGATCTAGATTTACATATCCAGCAAAACTAGTGTTTAAGAgcaaagggagccctggctggcatagctcagtggattgagcgtgggctgcgaaccaaagcatcgcaggttcgattcccagtcagggcacatgcctgtgttgcaggccacagcccccagcaaccgcacattgatgtttctctctctctctccttctccctccctttcctctctaaaaataaataaataaataaataaataaataaataaataaataaataaaatcttaaaaaaaaaaaaaaagagcaaagggaaatacaaacacagagaaagaaagtaagCACTGAGGGAGCATCGGTATCCTGTTCTGAAGAAATGGATTTCAAGATGATAGAAGGTGATTCCAGAAGGATGGTCTGAGATACAATACAGGACGGATAAAGAGGCGAGGTAAATTCTGTGTGTCCTCTGTATACTGGTGTGCATTTCTGTGAAGTTTTTCTAACAGGTAGGACTGACCTGCAGGGCAACAACGGCTGCATCGGGAGAGGAAGAGGTGGCTACCGTGTTCCAGGCGTCCCTCCTCGCTGGGGGCGGCAGTGGCTGGAGACCGAGTTTCACTTTACACCAGACAGCCCAACAGCTCTCCAAAGTGGTTGTTAGAGTGCTTTtgagatttcatatttttatatccaAATAGTTGATTCAGTTGGAATTCATTTTTTATAGGGAACGAGGTAAGGAATTTTACTTTACGTTTTCTAAATAGCTAGCTATGAATcgaatatttcatttttttaatttttaaaaaagattttatttatttgtttttagagagaggggaagagaaggagaaagagaaggagagaaatatcaatgtgtggttgcctctcacacaccccatgctggggacctggtctgcaacccaggcatgtgccgtgactgggaatcaaaccggtaaccctttggtttgcagcctgccctcaatccactgagctacaccagccacagcgaatatttcatttttaatcaccAATTTTAAATGCCGCTTTTAAGGCATAAAAGCATTTgtgcacacatacaaacacagtTTGCTCAGTTTGCCTTGCAACCCCACAGCTGAAGTTCATCTGGAAAACCAACAacaggcagagaggaaaggcaggtccctctgcccctccaagGCGCCTCGGTGTGTGAATGGCTCCCCCAGAAGAGCTGCGTGGCAGCCTTGGGCTGAGCCTGGCACACGCTACCATACACTATGTGCTGCAGTAAGTGAACTAGTTGGTTTCAGCCACCGGGACTGAATTGAGAACACTGGTCAGCTGATCCTATATACAGGTCGATCTGCCCCTAGACCCCCAACACCATCTGTCACTAGGGAAATGACAATGACCTACCACTTCCCCATTAAAATGGCTCAGACTAAAAAGCCTGACCGTGCCAAAGGAGGATGTGGAGGAACTGGAACCTCACGCACAGCTGGTGGAGACATAAAACGTACAGACGCTATAGAAACAGGCAGTTTTTGTAAAAGTTAAACACAGACATGATCTGGGCATTCTGCTTCTTGATATTTACCAATGAGAAGTGGAAACATGTCCACGGGAGACTCAGACAGGAACGCTCATGACtcacaaagaagaaagaagaaagaagctaGGGCAGCCGCTTGGCAGTGGCAAGGAACCCACCCGGAGCCATGACTCCTAAAACGATTATGCTGAGTCAAAGTAGCCATACAAGACAGCCATCCCCTGTGATGCTGTGCACATAAaatctagaaaatgcaaattaacacaCCGTGACAAAAGTTGATCAGCAGTTGCCTGTGGGGCCGGAAGGAGGGAATGACAAGGGATGTGAGGAAGCTTTGGGGGGCATGGGTGTGTTCACTGTCCCAATTTGCTGTCATCCGTGTATCCATATGTCACAACTTACCAAATGGTATGCTGCAAATGTGTGCCAGTTATTCTGTCATCTCAATAAAGCTCTTTTTCAAATCATgtgtttaaaagttatttaaaaagaagcattttaaCCAAGGTTTTTGTAGAGCCAATAATTGGATGAATTGGGATTGGAGCCCAATACTCTCTCCATCCCTACTCAAGCCCTCTCTCTTttacctcttttcttccctcGGCGGCGTCCACCATGGAAGCATTTCTCACAGTTAAAGCCATTTTCATGCTGGCAACAGGTAACTTCAATTGAGTAGCCAAAAGTTGACCCTTAAGGACTATCGTGCCTATAGAATACCTTCCCTTTCAGTGGAGAATTTCATAAGCCCATAACAACATCACTATCGAACACGTACCTTCCTTAATGCTTCCTGACCTTTGAGCTGGGACGGCCTGGGGAGGCGGAATCTGTGCGATGAGAGGCTGCTGAGGGAGCTGCTGGATGATggtggcaggaggctgggggaccTAGGGAGAGCCAGGTAACTAGCTACCTGAATGCATCCTTGGAGAGAGTGTCCGATGGCACCTATCCATACGCCCACCCACACGTCTACCCAGCCACCTACCTATCCACCACTCAGtaacccatccatccacccatccacccacccatccatccatccatccacacagTAATGCATCTGTTCAACCAGTAAGccacccatccattcactcacctagccgcccacccacccatccacctatTTACTCACCCAGtaatccatccatccacccatccatccacctatctatccacccactcatccatccacccactcagtaattcattcattcacccagtaACCCACCCATCCAACCAcctatccatctacccatccactcACTCACCCACACATCCATGTATCTACCTCATCACCCAGCCATCCACCTATCCATCCGTCGACTTACCTATCCTCCATCCAAGGAGGACATTAGAGAGAAGTTGAATTAACAGCTGAACAGATAGATATGAATATCTGGGCATTACTAAAGACACGgggtgttatggactgaatgtctgtgtAAACCTGCCCCTCTCCCAAGTCGTATGTTGTAGCCCTCACCTCTGATGTGACAGTACTTGGAAACAGGGCCTATGAAGAGGTGACAAAGGTTAAAGGAGGTCATAAAGGTGGGACCCTGATCCAAgaggactggtgtccttgtaagaagggACACCAGAGCTCTCTCTGTGTGTCGCGTGAGGACAGGGAGatgcagccatctgcaagccaggaagagagccctgtCTAGGAGCCAGATGGGTCGGCACCTTGATTTTGGGCTTCCAGCCTCTAgtccagcctccagcactgtgagaaatacacttctgttgtttaagccacctgtCTGTGTCACTTTGCCATGGCTGCCGCCGCTAATATGtggtatttttaatgtttcccacATTTCCTGGCTTGACTGGGCTAAGCTAATCCCCAGTTTCATCAGCACTGCTTTAACAGAGGCACCCAAGGACTGTGTCATGAAAATAACCTCTGGCTTCTCTCCTGGGGTAAAAATAAACGTACAGCAATTCTGAGCATGTGCCAGGCAGTGAGCACACACCAGAAAGACTCTGTTTTAGTCTTTTGTGGCTGTTACAAGGCCCCGACCCTGTCCCTTCTTTCTCAGGTCACAGAAGGCTTGGTGTGGGCCACAGCGGCGAACTCCTCCCATGAGCCTCTGGGCTCTGGGGGCCGACCACTCAGCACAGATGCTGCGCTAATGAGGCTGGTCCAGTGAGACCGTGTATGAGCACGGAGGTTTGCATTTCATATCCTTTTCCCGTGTCCCAAActgttcttcttttgattttcccCCCAAACATGCAAAAGCACTCTTAGCTTGCAAGTTGTGCAGACACAGGTGGCAGGCCAGCCTTAGCCGCAGGCATAGTGGACACTCCCGGCATTGACTGAGGAGGCCCTTGTGGAGACTGTGCCTGCCTGTCCTGGCTGAGGGACCTCCTACCTCCGGCTCTCTGAGTCCAGTTCCTAGAAATTCAGGGACTAAGGGCCCTGATTGGCCTCTTGGGGCACTGGTACTGAGACTGATACACAGGAGCATAGCCAGACCCTGGTCAAGCGCAGGAAGTGTGAATGTGCTTGAGACTGGGGGGGAGCCTCCTGCATTTATACTCCCACCCTCCCTTGGTACCTGAAGGGAGGTTCCAGGTGTCGGAAGACCAGGGGGGCACATAGGCTGGGGATAACTGGGACCTGGACGCAGACAGCCCAGGAGCAAAGGGggctctggaggctctgggggctCTGTGAGCATGGGCCCCTCTGAGGCACCCCTTCCTACTCCATCCCCTCCACCAAGGGCTGCAAGGCTCCCTCTCAAAGAACAAGTGTCCTCCAGGCCCTGACCCAACCTGCCAGCGCCATCAAACTCTCTGGCCAGCCGGTGCAGAACCTTCACAGCTaggccctgcccactgcctcAGCCATGTCTTCTCACCAGTCACACTGCTCTTCgtcctgaggcctccatgtgacaGATTCCAGCTTCTGCCCCTCCTCTGAGTCCCAGCTGGCCTCCGACACAATCCCTTTTGCTTAAACAAGTCAGCCACTTTCTGCTGTTTGCAGCCCAGCATGCCGAACGAAGGCATGAGGCTCTCAACATTGGAacactcctccccccacctttttcCTAAATTGCGCCCTTGAAATTAAGGTCTTAAGCTTCTCCTGGTCATTATGGAGTTTTGAAAAAGAGTTAACTTGCCTCTTCCCCAAATCCAGGGTCCTCTAGATGCTGAAGTTCCCTAATACTCCTCCTAGAGCAAAAGTCAGgacctggggctgggaccccagtCTCTCATCTTTAGTAAGGGGACGAGACCTCCCCAAAGCCCTGTCTTAGGGCACCTGCGAGGATGACCGAGGTGAGCCACTGAAGTCCTTGTGAGTGCCTGGGCCTGGTAAGTGCGTCACCGCTGGCTCTCCCTCTTTAGCACACGCTCATCATGCTGCTGAGCTGGCCGCAGACAGGGGGCATCTGTGAGCACAGCCTTTGCACAGAGGTTCTGGCCCCCCCTTCACCAAAGACCTACCGAGTGTTGGATGACCCGAGGCAGCTCCAGGGCCGGTGGGGCTGCGGAGGCAGCAGGGTAGATCCCAGGTGGAGCCGGGATCCTGGAGGGTACCTCTGGAGGCAGCGCTGACGGATGGGCTCCTCCGCTGGGCCCCCTCCAGGCACCGGCATGGGCGCGGGCGAGCTCTTGCAGGAGGTGTTGTTCCTGCAATGCCAGGCAGGGACCACTGCACTGAAGGGCCGCCGGTGAGCCCGGTGAGAGAGCCTGCGTGCTGGGGTCCTCCACGCTGGGTGGCCCATGCAGGACACCCGGGGTCTCCATCGCTCCCCCACAGGGCTTCCCTGGAACTGGAGCCAGGCCTGACGGCTTGGCCCAGGGGCCCTTTGAGAGGGGGCACACACAAGAACACCGCTCCTTTGAAAATGTACTGAATTGTATGAACTGGTTTCGGGGTCTAGCTGCCCCCGCATCCCTTCTACTACGAGTGCGACATTTATCATAACTATTTGTGTGGACTTTGTGTGCACCTTCCTGCTGCTGGTGGGTGGAGCTGGGACCGGGCCTCTGGGCTTCTTAGAATTCTACTTCCTGTAGGAACCGGGCCCTTTATTCGGCATTTCCTCCTTGGATAATGTACCACCAGAGCGGATGTCATAGCTAATCATGTGCTCGTCAGGGGCCCGGACCATAGATAGTGTGAGCATGTTCCTTTCTCCATTTAGTCCACTCCATGCCCCAGGCCTGAAGTCTCCTGGCTGCTCCCCGTTCACCAGCTACCCATCCACGGGTCACGAACCTCAGAGAACCAGTGCTGAGTCCAGAAAGACGGTacaccccaactcccacccccagccccgacccccacctgcaccccaccccccactcaggTCTGAGTGTGGTGGCTGGTAGTTTCAGCTATAGACAGCTCTGGCCAAGGCTGCTGCGACGCCGGCCTACCCGGAGTCTCTGCAGAaggtccttcctcctcctcagagcGCTCTGCAGGGCTGCATCCGGCCTGTTTTCTTGTCCTGGAGGGAGGCCGTGCTGAGCAATGTGCAGACCCATCAGCACGCCCCAACCTTACCCACTGGGACCTGGAGGTGACCAGACcctccattttctcacctggaaaatgggggTGAGGCGTGTCCTTGTCCTGAGGTTTGCAGATGACGGTGACAAATAGGATGTGAGGGTGCACTCAGCAGAGCACctggtgtgtgcctgtgtgtgaatGTGCAGGCGTGTGTGAGTATATACGTGCACGCGAGGTATGctctgcatgcatgtgtgtgtatgtgtgtatgtacgtgtgtgtCAGTGAATGTtgtgaagatgaaaacaaaaggaCATACTTCAGCCTTGGACATAGGGAACAGCATGAAACACAGTCTCGCCGGTGACAGGAGTGGGTGGGACCTGAGCAGAAGGTCTCATGCCTGCCCACGGGGCCCAGCTCTTACCCAGTACGAGGTGGGGGTCCTCAGAGTCCCCTTCCACATCCTCACGCTCCCGCTCCAGTTTCTGTGAGGAAGAGACCGTGGCAGGGACAGGCTCTGGGATAGGCTCAGTGTGAGCAGGGCACAGGCTGGCATGGGGCACCTGCCCGTGTTCCTGGCCTTGCCCCAGACACGGGGGACTGGGCAGGAAGTGCCGTGTGA
The sequence above is a segment of the Phyllostomus discolor isolate MPI-MPIP mPhyDis1 chromosome 2, mPhyDis1.pri.v3, whole genome shotgun sequence genome. Coding sequences within it:
- the C2H21orf58 gene encoding uncharacterized protein C21orf58 homolog isoform X5 — protein: MGLHIAQHGLPPGQENRPDAALQSALRRRKDLLQRLREQHLLQELARAHAGAWRGPSGGAHPSALPPEVPSRIPAPPGIYPAASAAPPALELPRVIQHSVPQPPATIIQQLPQQPLIAQIPPPQAVPAQRSGSIKEDMVEMMLLQNAQMHQVIMQNLMLQALPPAAPVSSRGPHATLLHPTPQGLQRAHPTVLRAERQKPPSVHHHHHYAPPTPLQAGPAPGSPVAYSTWPMVVSATALPPAAGFLPTVRHVVAPSADAFSTAAPDSFLPPLAPGQ
- the C2H21orf58 gene encoding uncharacterized protein C21orf58 homolog isoform X3, coding for MLDSSVADQMTRLTLKLLEKKLEREREDVEGDSEDPHLVPGQENRPDAALQSALRRRKDLLQRLREQHLLQELARAHAGAWRGPSGGAHPSALPPEVPSRIPAPPGIYPAASAAPPALELPRVIQHSVPQPPATIIQQLPQQPLIAQIPPPQAVPAQRSGSIKEDMVEMMLLQNAQMHQVIMQNLMLQALPPAAPVSSRGPHATLLHPTPQRAHPTVLRAERQKPPSVHHHHHYAPPTPLQAGPAPGSPVAYSTWPMVVSATALPPAAGFLPTVRHVVAPSADAFSTAAPDSFLPPLAPGQ
- the C2H21orf58 gene encoding uncharacterized protein C21orf58 homolog isoform X2; the encoded protein is MLDSSVADQMTRLTLKLLEKKLEREREDVEGDSEDPHLVLGQENRPDAALQSALRRRKDLLQRLREQHLLQELARAHAGAWRGPSGGAHPSALPPEVPSRIPAPPGIYPAASAAPPALELPRVIQHSVPQPPATIIQQLPQQPLIAQIPPPQAVPAQRSGSIKEDMVEMMLLQNAQMHQVIMQNLMLQALPPAAPVSSRGPHATLLHPTPQGLQRAHPTVLRAERQKPPSVHHHHHYAPPTPLQAGPAPGSPVAYSTWPMVVSATALPPAAGFLPTVRHVVAPSADAFSTAAPDSFLPPLAPGQ
- the C2H21orf58 gene encoding uncharacterized protein C21orf58 homolog isoform X6; the protein is MLDSSVADQMTRLTLKLLEKKLEREREDVEGDSEDPHLVLGQENRPDAALQSALRRRKDLLQRLREQHLLQELARAHAGAWRGPSGGAHPSALPPEVPSRIPAPPGIYPAASAAPPALELPRVIQHSVPQPPATIIQQLPQQPLIAQIPPPQAVPAQRSGSIKEDMVEMMLLQNAQMHQVIMQNLMLQALPPAAPVSSRGPHATLLHPTPQRAHPTVLRAERQKPPSVHHHHHYAPPTPLQAGPAPGSPVAYSTWPMVVSATALPPAAGFLPTVRHVVAPSADAFSTAAPDSFLPPLAPGQ
- the C2H21orf58 gene encoding uncharacterized protein C21orf58 homolog isoform X1, coding for MLDSSVADQMTRLTLKLLEKKLEREREDVEGDSEDPHLVPGQENRPDAALQSALRRRKDLLQRLREQHLLQELARAHAGAWRGPSGGAHPSALPPEVPSRIPAPPGIYPAASAAPPALELPRVIQHSVPQPPATIIQQLPQQPLIAQIPPPQAVPAQRSGSIKEDMVEMMLLQNAQMHQVIMQNLMLQALPPAAPVSSRGPHATLLHPTPQGLQRAHPTVLRAERQKPPSVHHHHHYAPPTPLQAGPAPGSPVAYSTWPMVVSATALPPAAGFLPTVRHVVAPSADAFSTAAPDSFLPPLAPGQ
- the C2H21orf58 gene encoding uncharacterized protein C21orf58 homolog isoform X4 gives rise to the protein MLDSSVADQMTRLTLKLLEKKLEREREDVEGDSEDPHLVPGQENRPDAALQSALRRRKDLLQRLREQHLLQELARAHAGAWRGPSGGAHPSALPPEVPSRIPAPPGIYPAASAAPPALELPRVIQHSVPQPPATIIQQLPQQPLIAQIPPPQAVPAQRSGSIKEDMVEMMLLQNAQMHQVIMQNLMLQALPPAAPVSSRGPHATLLHPTPQGLQRAHPTVLRAERQKPPSVHHHHHYAPPTPLQAGPAPGSPVAYSTWPMVVSATALPPAAGFLPTVRHVVAPSADAFSTGVV